One Rissa tridactyla isolate bRisTri1 chromosome 1, bRisTri1.patW.cur.20221130, whole genome shotgun sequence DNA segment encodes these proteins:
- the PRCP gene encoding lysosomal Pro-X carboxypeptidase isoform X3: MWDVAEELNAMLVFAEHRYYGESLPFGNESFSDSKHLNYLTSEQALADFAVLIEYLKTTIAGARYSPVIAIGGSYGGMLAAWFRMKYPHVVVGALAASAPIWQFGDLVPCGTYFSIVTNDFKKSGTGCSESIRNSWNAINHLSSTDAGLQWLSSTFHLCSPLKNLQDAAILKNWLSETWINLAMVNYPYKADFLQPLPAWPIKEVCKFLKDPRLSDKLLLQNVFQAVNLYYNYSGEASCLDTSETATKNLGQLGWYYQACTEMVMPMCTDGVNDMFEPQKWDFEALSEECYRLWGVRPRPSWILSMYGGKNISSHSNIVFSNGGLDPWSAGGVTQNITDSLVAIVIPDGAHHLDLRSRNPGDPKSVQQARALEICYMKQWIEKARHSH, translated from the exons ATGTGGGATGTGGCTGAAGAACTTAATGCAATGTTAGTATTTGCTGAACATAGATATTATGGAGAATCTTTGCCCTTTGGGAATGAGTCTTTCAGC GATTCCAAGCATCTGAATTACCTGACATCAGAACAAGCTCTGGCAGACTTCGCAGTACTGATTGAGTACTTGAAGACGACCATTGCAGGAGCCCGTTACAGTCCTGTCATAGCTATAGGAGGATCTTATGGAGGAATGCTTGCAGCCTGGTTTAGGATGAAGTACCCCCATGTGGTAGTTGG AGCTCTGGCAGCCTCTGCCCCTATCTGGCAGTTTGGTGATTTGGTTCCGTGTGGCACTTATTTCAGCATAGTGACTAATGATTTCAAAAAGAGTGGGACAGGCTGCTCAGAAAGCATCCGGAATTCTTGGAATGCCATTAACCACCTTTCCTCAACAG atGCAGGTTTACAGTGGCTTTCCAGCACGTTTCATTTGTGCAGCCCATTAAAAAATCTTCAGGATGCTGCTATATTGAAAAATTGGCTGAGTGAAACATGGATAAACTTGGCTATGGTGAACTATCCCTATAAAGCTGACTTCTTGCAGCCTCTGCCAGCTTGGCCTATAAAG GAAGTCTGCAAGTTCTTGAAGGATCCCCGTCTTTCTGACAAACTGTTGCTGCAGAACGTTTTCCAGGCAGTAAATTTATACTACAATTATTCAGGAGAAGCCTCATGCTTAGACACCTCTGAGACTGCAACAAAGAATCTGGGCCAGTTGGGTTGGTACTATCAG GCTTGCACCGAGATGGTGATGCCCATGTGCACGGATGGGGTCAATGACATGTTCGAGCCTCAGAAATGGGACTTTGAAGCACTTTCAGAAGAGTGTTACAGGCTGTGGGGGGTGAGGCCTCGCCCCTCTTGGATTCTTTCTATGTATGGAGGGAAAAACATCAGTTCACACAGCAACATCGTCTTCAG CAACGGTGGCCTGGACCCGTGGTCTGCAGGTGGGGTGACCCAGAACATCACCGATTCCCTCGTGGCAATCGTCATCCCAGATGGAGCCCATCACCTGGACCTGCGCAGCCGCAACCCTGGGGACCCCAAATCTGTGCAGCAAGCTCGAGCCTTGGAGATCTGCTACATGAAGCAGTGGATTGAAAAGGCCAGGCACAGCCACTGA